A segment of the Flavobacteriales bacterium genome:
CGCCACTAGGGAACAAGGCCACAGCCTCCAAGGAACGGTAGAAACGCTGAATCATCCGGTCCGCATAACGCTCCGCCCCGTGCTCAGCGATGTAATGGTGTATCCGTGCCATGTCGCGCATGGCCCTGGCAGAAATGCTCACTTCAGCCATTGCCGGTGCTTCTTCTTCGCCTCGGCGATCGGCACCACGCGGCCTGCCTTGATATCGGCCAGCCCTTCAGCGATGGCTTCCAGCAGCATCACGCGCTCCATCACGTCATCCGCAGAGAATCGATCTGGCAGCTCCTTGAGGGAACGCAGCACGCTCTTCTTCTCAAGCAGTTCCGGGGTCTTCTTCATGGCATCGAAGGTAGCATGAGGAGTGAGGACCCAAATAGGCGCGGCCCGGGCGTAAGCGCCGGGCCGCGTCTTTCGGGGCCTGAAAAAGAACTACCTCCCCACCTTCACCGCGCGCTTCACCACCGGCTCGCCATCGAGCAAGAGGGTGATGTAGTACACGCCGGGCGCGAGCTTCTCCGTGCTCCACTCGTACTGGAATTCACCGGCCTCGCGCTGGCCCTCGCTCAGCACCATCAAGCTGCGGCCATCGGCGCTGTTGGCCAGCAACTGCATGCGGCCCGCGCGCTCCAACGTGCAGAACAAGGTGGTACGGTCGGTGAAGGGATTGGGAGCGATGCGGAGCAGGCGCTCTTGGCTGGGGGTGAGTTTCTCGCCTTCCACTCCGGAACCGGAGCGTTGGTCGCTATCAACCGGAGGCTGGGCGCAACAGGTGGCGAGTTGCTGCTGCATGGTGGCGATGGCGCTTTGTGCCGCTTGGAGCTGCTCTTGCATGCTGTCGATCGTAGCATGCTGTTCTTTAAGCGCCGCAACCACTACAGGAATAAGCCCTTGGTAGTTCAGGGTCCTCACCGTGGACTGCGTGGAGAGCACATTGCCCAAGGAATCGACCTCGCCCAGGAATGTCGTCCTCCCGACCAAACTGGGAAGAACCTCCTCCACTTCTTGCGCGAGGAACCCGTATTGAAGTTGAGTAGGCAGGTCGATATCCAAGCCGACCGGAGCGGCAAAGTGGTATGTTGATGGCCGCAGTTCATTCACCACTGCCATCGCCCCCGTGAGTTCCGCAACATCCGTCTTCAATGAGGCATCGGAGACTTCATGCAGCTCAGTGCAGATCATCTTGCCGGTAGCCTTTACTACGCCGTTGAAGTATCCGGCCCAGGCCGTGGTATTCAGAGAGTCCTCGTAGAACGGACCTACGGCATCGCCATACACGCCAATGGCATAGGTGGTAGAGTCTGCGCGACGTGCAAAGCCGGCCGTACCGATGTAAGGCACATTCAACGGTATTGGCCAGTTGCCTGTCCCCGAAGTTGATGCGCCCATGACTCCAATCTGATTCAGGTCAGAACCAACCGCTAAGCCCTCCACGCCGATTCGGCGCTGGCCACCGCGCGCTTGACCCGAAACGCCGTACACCCATGGCGCGGGGTCGAATGCCTGGAACCAGCCCGCGTAACCAGTGACAGTGCCACCGAACGTATTGGCTGTGATGCCGCGGGTACGGCTACTGCTCCCGACCACATTCGCCACCAGGCCGTAATTCCAAGAATTCCCGGGTGCCCCGGTTCCCACAGCGCTGATATCCACTCCACGGTTCTGAGCCCCACTCGCAGAGCCTTGCTCAGTCTGGACATGGATGCCCGTGGTGGTGGTTGTGCCGCCTGCAACTTCGACTCCGAGTCCTTGGACGTTTGGCTCTGTCGAGAGTTGATCAACATGCACGGCTTTGCTGTACTGAGTGCTCCTCACCGCTAGTTTGCCAGGCGATTGTGAGTTCTGAAGGTTCAAGCCGATGCCGACCGCGTCATCATCATCAGGGCAGTCGTCGCTGACGCCAACTGCCGTGTACACGTTGTGCGAAACCGCTGGACCAGAAGTGCCGTCATTCTCGACGGTCCAATCGCAATCAGCACCGCCTCCGCCGAGGGTTGATGGATCTACCCACTTCACTACGCCGCGCTCCTGATTGCCGGGGGTAAGTGTTGTACGGTCAACCACCATCACGTAGAAGGAATCGACCGCCGCCGAATCATCCGGCAGCTGCCTGATCCGCAAGCGGCCATTCAGGATATCCACACGCTCAGTTGGATCCGTTACCACCGCCGGTGTCAACTGGTTGCCTGCGAAGAAATCACCAATGCCAACGTTCACATCGAAGTTGTTCCTTGGCCATAACCGGATGGCTTCAAGGCCGTTGACCGATTGCGCGCCGCGCGCTTGACCGGCATTGTATTGCGTGGTGAACACGAACTTCATGCGGTCCACACCCCAAGGGCTCCCGTTCGGATTATCGCTCCACTGCACCACGAAATCCGTGTTGTCATTGGCATCGTACTTATGGCCGATGTAGCTCTGGTCGCTGTTGCCCGTGAAGGTGACGCCATTGCGCTGCCAGGGCCGGTAGCCATGCTCTTGCGCATACACGGTCGGGTTAGCGGGGTCTACGGCATTATCGACAAGGTGCAACCGCGTGAACGGCGCGCGGCTATTCACATTGTTGAAGGCATTATCGGTGCCGCTGAGGGCAAAGAAGCCATCGCGATTCACGTTCAGGAATGGCGGTGCGGTGGGCGGCCCCATGTTACTGGTCACGTTGCCATTCAGGCGAGCGCGCTGCACGTTCTGGGTATGCAACTGGAAGTGCCCATTGGGCGCATTGATGTTGAAGTGCCCCAGATTCGGAACCGCGAAGAGCTGGCCTCTCTCATCGGTCGCGCCAGAGCCGCCATGGAACATGCGCCAGTACGTGGGGTTCGGCACGCCAAGAATGGTCTGGGACGTATTGGTGCGGAACACTTCGCCAGTCCACGTGGCCATTAGATCCCCATGTACCTGAAAGGCCGCCGGGAACGGGGTGGTCGTCAGGTTGCCGACCGCCAAACCCCTACCAAGATTCGCTCCCGTCTGATTGGTGCGCCACCAACCTCCTCCACCGATATTGGTGAATTGGGCATTTGCCCACGTCGTCATCGCGCAGAAACCCAGTGCCAGGATCCACGCTCGATTGATCTGTCTCATTTTCTCGGTTTAACGACCGAGGAACACACGCTCAGCTATTCGACTGCCATCATCGAGTTCAACTACCACGATGTATGCACCGCTCGCCCATGTGCTGACCGAAACGCTCCAGCTATCCGAGCCAGTAACCGCCAGCGGCTGTGCGACTGATCTGCCGATTGCATCCACCACCGATATGCGCTCCACACCAAGCCCCTGAATTCCAGCGGCGTTCAAGGTGCCACTCGAAAGGTCGCTCCAAACCCTGAACCCTTGCCCCGGCCTGATCGCCAGGCCAGACGCAATGGCACAATACTGCGGATTCGGTGAGACGCACACATCGTCGATGTAGTAATAGGCCAGATAGCCGGTGCCATTGGGGTCCATTAGCGACCAATTCGTCTCCTCGTCGCTGAAGAAGTTGCCTACCACCACGTACTGGTACGCGCTATCGGCCACGAAACTGCCGCTGATCAGGGTCCAGCCCACCGTGTCCTCAACCACTTCGGTGCCGAACACGTGGGCATAACCAGGCACAGGATCAAAGTCGTCCTGAAGCCATTGGCTCATGGTGAAGAACAATCCGGTTCGGTCATTGGCGAAGCGGCATCTCTCGAACAACGGGGCTCCAGTTCCCCAACCCAGTGTGAGACTGACCTTGAACGTAGCATGATAAGTCGCGCCGACAACTAACGGAGTAGTCAGTTGCGCACCTACCCACTCTCTCGTGTACCAAGGCCAGGCGTCATCCGCGCTGAATGTGTGGATGCCGGCATAGGCCTGCCCACTGGAAGGCAGCTGCTCACCCGCAAAATTGATTGGCACTCCGCACGAATCCGGATGTCCGCACACATGATAGAGGTCGCAGGAATACTCGCCTCTGAAGGTGAGCCAACCGATGGCGTTCTCGATATCGCCTTGGTATTGCGGGCAACTGCTGATCTCCTCGAAGCTCCAATTCGGCACAAGATTCTGTGCGCGCGTTTGCAGCACGGAAAAAAGCAGCATTATGGACAGCAGCGCTGAGCGCATGTTCCTCGATCTTGTTCAAATCCTTCTACCGCGTCTTCGGCACATGGAGGACAGCGGCACTGGCGTGCGCGCTGCCTCCGCTTCCGGCTTCGATTTCGAAGATACCGGGTGCTCACCGCCCCGCCCGGCTCGCGGTTGCTTCCGGGCGGGGTCGGTACCTTTGCCTAGCTCGTTTCCATTTTCATTCGCGTGTTAGTGGGACATGTAGCAACCGGCCCCTGGCGTCGCAAGCGCTGGGGGCTTTTTCGTGAAGGAGGCCATGGCCTACCTTGTTGGGCTGGAAGAATAAGCAAGGCGCAAGGCGCAAGGCGCAAGGCGCAAGGCGCAGGGCGCAAGGCGCAGGGCGCAGGGCGCAAGGCGCAGGGCGCAAGGCTCAAGGTGCGGACGCCGCTCAGATATGAGGCATCGCTGGGCATGGTGAAGGTGATGCAAAAGGCTTCATTCAAGTTCAAACTAATCGAGCGATAGCTAACTGGTGGAACGAATGTATATGCTCGACGGGCAAATGCAAGCGATCGTGGAAAAAACGCGGTAACGAGAACCGGTCAGTCTTCACCGGTAAACTTGCGCGCCTATGCCCCTGCTCCGCAACGCCGACCTCCAGCCCTTCAACACCTTCGGCATCGCCGTTAAGGCGGATGCGCTCTGCAGCTTCCAAGCGGTGGAAGAATTGCGCGCGTTGCTGGCCGCGCCGGAGCTCAGTGCCCTGCCGCGCCTCGTGCTTGGCGGCGGCAGCAACATCCTCTTCACCCGCGATTTCGAAGGACTGGTGCTGCTGAATGAAGTCCCGGGCATCGCAATCGAAGCCGAGATGGACGATCGCGTCGTGGTGCGCGCTGGCGCCGGCGTGGTGTGGCATGACCTGGTGATGCACTGCGTGGCCAAGGGCTGGGGCGGGCTCGAGAACCTCAGCCTGATTCCCGGCAAGGTGGGCGCAGCGCCCATGCAGAACATCGGTGCGTACGGCGTGGAGATCAAGGATTGCTTCGTTTCGTTGGAAGCCTTGCGCGTGAGCGATGGTGAGGTCATTCGCTTCGATCGCTCGGCTTGTTCATTCGGCTACCGCGAGAGCTTCTTCAAACGCGAAGGCAAGGATCGATTCATCATCCTGAATGTCAGCTTTACCCTCACGAAGCGCGATCACCTCATCCGTACCGCCTACGGCGACATCCAAGGTGAGCTGTCCCGGATGGGCGTGGCGCAACCGACGATCAAGGATGTGAGCGACGCGGTGATCGCCATCCGCAGCAGCAAACTGCCGGACCCCAAGGTGCTGGGCAACGCAGGGAGCTTCTTCAAGAACCCGGTGGTGGATGCACGCGTCGCAGAGCGCATCAAGCTCGCTCACCCGAACGCACCGGTCTATCCAGCAGGCGAAGGCCACAGCAAGCTTGCGGCAGGCTGGCTCATTGAGCAATGCGGCTGGAAGGGCAGGCGCATCGGCGCATGCGGGGTGCATGAGAAGCAGGCACTGGTGCTGGTGAACCACGGCGGCGCCACGGGCGCTGAGGTCTGGGAACTGAGCGATCAAGTGCTTCGCAGTGTGCGCGAGCGCTTCGGCGTGGAGCTGGAGCGCGAGGTGAATATCATCTAGGCGGTTGGGGGTTGGGGGTTGTCCCGGGTCAAGCCCGGGATGACAAGGCAGGTTGAGGGTAAACAGCCGTCACTGATGCTGCAGCGTTCGAGGGCTGAGGGTTGAATGCCAATGACCAGCATCCAACGGGCATGCCCGGCGCATAGCTTTGGCGGAAACACGGTATCATGTTCACGAAGCTCGACCTGATCGAACGCATCATTGCCACCAATGATGAACATGTGCTGGCCAAGGTGAGCAAGGCGTTGGAGGCTGAGGCCGGCGAGTTCCGATTCACCAAGGAGCAATTGGCCATGCTCGAGGAGCGGCGAGAAGCGCGGCGGCAAGGCAAAGGCAAGGGATACTCCCTGAAGGAGGTGAAGGCCATGCTGAAGCGCAAGCGCGCATGAAGGCAAAGGCCATTGAGCTGCGTGACCTGGCTTGGCAGGAATGGCAGGAGGCCTCATTGCACTACGAGCTCGAGCAACCGAAACTTGGCGCGCGCTTCGACAAAGCAGTGCTCAAAGCCATTGAGGACCTGGTTCGCGTGACATGCAGCTACCCTGAACGGGTGAACGGTTTCCGATACGCCCCGGTCCAGGACTTCCCATATTGCATCGTGTTCGAGTTGACGGGTGGCCTAGCCATTGTGTACAGTGTTTTCCATATGAGTCGCAGACCATTGCGATCGAAGAAGCGGCGGCGCTGAATCCGGACCCCGCTATGTCAGCGAATCGATTCGTACTTCCGACCGCTCTCGCGGCCCTGATGTCATGCCATCATCCGCCCAAGAACGCTGCACCAACCGGATCAACACCCCTGCGACTCGAGCTCCCCGCTTGGGCTATCGCCGACACCGCGCTCCGCCTCGATTCCCCCTACGATAATCCGCTCACCGTGGAAGGCGCAGCGCTGGGCCGCATGCTCTTTCATGAAAAAGCACTGAGCGCCGATGGCTCGCTCTCTTGCGCCAGTTGCCACCTGCAGCGCTTCGCCTTCGCGGACAGCGCGCGCTTCTCCAGCGGCATGAGCGGCCAGCGCACGGCGCGCAACAGCATGCCTTTGATGAACCTGGCGTGGGACCATTTCTTCTTCTGGGACGCCCGCGCCCTCAGCCTCGAGCTGCAGGCCTTCGAGCCGGTGACCGCGCACCGCGAGATGGCGAGCCGCTGGATCGAAGTGAGCCATCGCCTTGCGCAGGACAAGCGTTATCCGCCGCTCTTCGCCGCCGCCTTCGGCGATGCCCGCATCGACAGCCTGCGCATCGCATTCGCCCTGGCGCAGTTCGAGCGCACCATGGTCTCACTCGATTCGCGATTCGACCGCTACTTCTACGGGAAACAGGCCGATGCGCTCAATGCGCAGGAGAAGCGAGGCAAGGACCTCTTCTTCACCCGCGCGCATTGCGTCGATTGCCACGAGCCGCCGCTCTTCAAGGGGCATCATGTGCTGAACATCGGGCTCGACAGCGTGCCCACGGACCTCGGCATGGGTGCTCGCACGGGCCTGCCCTGGCACGCGGGGCGATTCAAGACCCCTACGCTCCGCAACATCGCCGTGACGGCGCCATACATGCACGATGGCCGATTCGCCACGCTGGAGCAGGTCGTCGATTTCTATGCGGATGACGTGTTCACGGCATCGCCCACGCTCGATGAGCACATGCTGCCCTGGCGCAAAGGCGAAGTGCGGCTCTCCAAGCAGGACCGCACGGACCTGGTTGCCTTCCTGCGCACGCTCACCGATTCGGCCTTCCTCGTTGATCCGCGTTTCGGCCCTCCCGGCCACCGCCATTGATCGTCGCACTATCGATCTTCGCCACGCATGCGGCGCCTCCCCTTCCTATTCGCCTTGCTCGCCATCGCGGCGTGCCGCAAGGATCCCGCCGTGGAGCAGGCGGATGCCTTCACGGGGCCCACGCCCTTGGCGCTGGAACTGCCGCCTTGGACGCAGAACCTGCCGCATCCGATGAACCTGCCCGCCGACAATCCGCTCACCGTGGAAGGCGTTGCGCTGGGCCGCAAGCTGTTCTATGAGAAAGCGCTGTCGGACAACTATAGCCTCAGCTGCGGATCGTGCCACCAGCAGGAGTTCGCCTTCAGCGACCCGCGTAGATTCTCGCTCGGATCGGATGGGTCCGTGGGGCGGCGGCAATCGATGCCCGTGCAGAACATGCTCTGGGACCATCTCCTCTTCTGGGATGGCCGCGCGGCTTCGTTGGAAGAGCAAGCCTTCGGCCCCGTGGTGAATCACCTCGAGATGCGCAACCGCTGGCCCGTGGTGGAGGAACGGCTCCGCCGACTGCCCAACTATCCCGAGCTTTTCGCTCGCGCCTTCGGATCCCCGGACATTGACAGCGTGCGCGTGGTGAAGGCCATCGCGCAATTCGAGCGCACGCTGCTCAGCTTCGATTCGCCCTTCGACCGCTACTACTACAGCGGTGATGCCACGGCCATGTCCGATGCCCAGGTGCGCGGCATGGACCTCTTCTTCGGCGAGGCCGAGTGCGACCTCTGCCACATGGCGCCGCTCTTCCAGGACCACGACCTGCGCAACATCGGCATGGCGCCCGGACCGGATCAAGGATTGGCGGAGATCACTGGCCTCGTGAGCGATCGCGGCCGCTTCAAGGTGAACAGCCTGCGCAACATCGCCGTCACCGCGCCCTACATGCACGATGGGCGCTTCGCCATGCTGGAAGAAGTGATCGACTTCTACGCAGACAGCGTGAACATCAATGAGCCCAATCTCGATAATCACATGTGGCCCTGGACCGGCGGCCAGATCGACCTTGATGCGCAGGAGCGCGCCGACCTCAAAGCCTTCCTGGAAGCCCTCACCGATGAGCGCTTCCTGAACGATCCGGCGTTCAGCGAGCCGCAGTGAGGGCGTCCACTGGCACGGGCAAACCCTACAGATTCAGCCTCGGTTCCCCTTTTGGCATCGAAGTAAAATCTCGCACGAACCCACCGTTGCCCAACCCTCGCAGGAAATTACGCTTCGATCGGACCTCATGACTGCCTGGTAAGTACTCCGTGCTTGCCAGAATGAGCCGAAGCCAAAGGCGTAACACCGCAATCCATGAACGCGGAAGCGGGGCGCGGCGCAGCAACCTGTGTGGCAACCCGTGAGTGATGCAGAACGAATTGCCGACACGCGTTAGGCAAAACAAGAAGATGTTTATACCTTCGTTCATATGAGCAGCGCTCGGGTGAGCAAGCGCTGTTCTGAAGGAGAGGGGACTGCTTCACGAATGGCCATTGGAGCGGACGGCAACGAGGGTGCAGGAATCTATGGGATTGCCGGTGTGCGACCAGAGGATTGATGGATTGACCTTTTCTGCTCAACAGCCCACTGCGGGATGAATTGCACGAAATGTCCTGTACGCATGAGACCAACGCAACGGCTCCAAACACTGCTGCTGTTGATGCCCGCTGCGGCCCTGGCGCAAGCTCCGAACGATTCATGCTTATCCGCCACCAATCTCATCATCAACGAATCCGGAGCGATGTGCATTTGGGAGCCGATCGGGGTGCCGGGCACCGAGGTGTTCACCGAATCAACCACCTTAGCTGGTCCAGAGTTCCCTTATCCCTCTTCTGGATTGGCCTGTTCGGGTTACGCGTTGAATCAAACGGTTCCTTCGAACGATGTTTGGTACCGCTTCCAGCCCCTTTGCTATTTCACCTTGGAAGTCAGTCCTGGTCCATTCTATACCACGGACTCGGTGCAAATCACGATATGGCATGGACCGGATTGCAGCCAACTCGTGCCAGCGCAGTGCTTCAGCCTTACTCCTGCAGACACGATCTTAACCGAGTTAGGGAATTACGAGAACAGTTCATACTACCTGCAGATCAGCAGCACGAGCTTGAGCACGAGCTCGCAGTTCTCCTTCTGCCTCAGGGGTGAAGGGCAACCTTGCGCCCCGCAGGTGTATGCGTACGGAGCACCCACGCCGGTGCTCTGCTTCCCTTTTGAAGTCAACACGATCGACGCTGCTGCGGTGTCTGCACCAGGCGGAGCGAGCATCTTGCTAGATGACGCGTACGGACCTTACACGATTGTTTGGAGTGATGGCGTAACGGACCTCTTCAGTCGCAATGACCTTCCCGTTGGAGAGCACAGCGTTTCGGTCACCGCAGCGAACGGCTGCACGGAGGTCATTCCATTCGCGATAAACCTGGATCCCAGCCTAGGCTTCTATCACTCGACGCAGGCAGTCCCTCGCATCTATATGGATGCCAATGGGTGGGTCGTTGACCTCGGCAATGCACCCCATGGTTCAGGGACCCTGGTCGTGTACGATGCTTGCGGCAAACGACTCTTTTCACGTGCGTTCGGCGACGCATCCCGCATAGGGATCGGGGCTTTGAAGCCCGGTGTTCATCTCGCCACTTTGAATTACGCGGACGGCCGTGCGCTTCGCCTCTCCTTTGTTGCCACGCCTTGAGCCGCTCGATCAAGCATTCACGACACGAAAGCGCCATGAAACCCTTGAGCCGCACCTCTGAGATTATTGCTTCATTCTGGATGACCTGCACCATGCTCCCCTTGTCAGGCATTGTGTGCGCCCAGATCAATGGCATCCCTGACCATGCCAACGTTGTTGCCTACGACCGTTTCGGAGAAGCCATCCCCATGCACGACCTGGTTGTGCCTGAAGCAGCCCCTGCCTTTGGGGGGGGGGCGACCTCGTGCGTAGCCGGGTGGTTCAATCTGGTGTTCACGGACAATAACACGGGCTTCAACGATCCAATATGGGGCCCAACGTACCGCGACATAGCGTGCCGTGTATTCCGGGACCTATCTGAGCTGATTGAGCCCGCCAATCATCCGTACACACTCCAGCCGCCTTCAACGGGCTTCGTGAACATTCAGATGCGATTGTCACCGCTTCAGGTCCCGGGCGTATTGGCACAAGGCACGTCTATTTATAGCCCGATCAATTTCAGTAATGGAGAATATGTCACACCAGCAACCATGCAGCGCCGGGTGTTGGATGGTGAGGTCTGGAAAACGATCAACGGCGGCTATGACTCTTGGATTCCGCAAACCACTGCAGGCGCACCGTTCCCGAATTTCGCAGGCCAACTGTTCCATGGTCGGATCCAAGTTGACTTTAATCAATTCCCGAATACCAGTTGGCACCTCAACCCGGCGGCGCCCGTCCCGGTTCCGCCGTTTGACCTGCATTCGGTCATCTTCCACGAGGCGCTGCACACCCTTGGTGTCGCTTCATTGATCAATGCGGCCGGCGGTAGTGCGATCGGTGGCTCGAATTACTATTCTCGCTGGGACACTCGCTTGCAGGTCGCTGGAGCACCCGTAGTGACGAATCAATGGGTGTGCAATGCGATAACGTATTCGGGTGCTGCTCTCAATGGCAACTGCGGCATGACCTTCACCGGCCCGAACGCCAATGAGCCTGCCTTCTCACCGGCCGGGTTCATTCCAGGAACCAGCCTCAGCCACTTGGACGGCACGTGTTCCGGAGGCCTTGCGTTCTTGATGGAGCCTGCGGTGTTCACCGGCCAGACCCGCATACCCACGCTTGCCGAGGCACAGGTCCTGTGCGATCTGGGCTACCGGACAACTACGACCGTTGGCACGGACCCGGCCTGGATCGGCACGGTTGCCACCAATTATCCACCCTGCGGTTCGCGCATTGCGGGAGTGGACGACATGTTCCGATACGCCACCGGCGAGCAGTACACCTATCAGCAAGGACAAGCGGCCCCACTCATCATTGACGACTTCCTCCTGAATGATGAGGACCAGGCGAAGCCCAATACCGTGGCAGATGAATACGACCCCTGCGTGGAGATCCTCGTTGGCGGCGGGGTGGTCAACAATATAACGAGCACCTCCATCGACTACACACCGGATCCGGATTTCCTGGGCTGGGCCGTACTCCGATACCATCCGATCAACTCCAGCAACGGCACCCACGGGAACTACGCGCACATCTTCATCATGGTCGAGCCATCTGCCAGTTGCGAAGACTGCAACATCGTGAACGGCTGGGATTTGGAGAGTATATCATCCGAGTACTGCATGCCCTACTCGAATTTCAGGATCTCCGGACCCATGCAAGGGAATACACCGGACCACATG
Coding sequences within it:
- a CDS encoding tail fiber domain-containing protein — protein: MATWTGEVFRTNTSQTILGVPNPTYWRMFHGGSGATDERGQLFAVPNLGHFNINAPNGHFQLHTQNVQRARLNGNVTSNMGPPTAPPFLNVNRDGFFALSGTDNAFNNVNSRAPFTRLHLVDNAVDPANPTVYAQEHGYRPWQRNGVTFTGNSDQSYIGHKYDANDNTDFVVQWSDNPNGSPWGVDRMKFVFTTQYNAGQARGAQSVNGLEAIRLWPRNNFDVNVGIGDFFAGNQLTPAVVTDPTERVDILNGRLRIRQLPDDSAAVDSFYVMVVDRTTLTPGNQERGVVKWVDPSTLGGGGADCDWTVENDGTSGPAVSHNVYTAVGVSDDCPDDDDAVGIGLNLQNSQSPGKLAVRSTQYSKAVHVDQLSTEPNVQGLGVEVAGGTTTTTGIHVQTEQGSASGAQNRGVDISAVGTGAPGNSWNYGLVANVVGSSSRTRGITANTFGGTVTGYAGWFQAFDPAPWVYGVSGQARGGQRRIGVEGLAVGSDLNQIGVMGASTSGTGNWPIPLNVPYIGTAGFARRADSTTYAIGVYGDAVGPFYEDSLNTTAWAGYFNGVVKATGKMICTELHEVSDASLKTDVAELTGAMAVVNELRPSTYHFAAPVGLDIDLPTQLQYGFLAQEVEEVLPSLVGRTTFLGEVDSLGNVLSTQSTVRTLNYQGLIPVVVAALKEQHATIDSMQEQLQAAQSAIATMQQQLATCCAQPPVDSDQRSGSGVEGEKLTPSQERLLRIAPNPFTDRTTLFCTLERAGRMQLLANSADGRSLMVLSEGQREAGEFQYEWSTEKLAPGVYYITLLLDGEPVVKRAVKVGR
- a CDS encoding T9SS type A sorting domain-containing protein; protein product: MRSALLSIMLLFSVLQTRAQNLVPNWSFEEISSCPQYQGDIENAIGWLTFRGEYSCDLYHVCGHPDSCGVPINFAGEQLPSSGQAYAGIHTFSADDAWPWYTREWVGAQLTTPLVVGATYHATFKVSLTLGWGTGAPLFERCRFANDRTGLFFTMSQWLQDDFDPVPGYAHVFGTEVVEDTVGWTLISGSFVADSAYQYVVVGNFFSDEETNWSLMDPNGTGYLAYYYIDDVCVSPNPQYCAIASGLAIRPGQGFRVWSDLSSGTLNAAGIQGLGVERISVVDAIGRSVAQPLAVTGSDSWSVSVSTWASGAYIVVVELDDGSRIAERVFLGR
- the murB gene encoding UDP-N-acetylmuramate dehydrogenase encodes the protein MPLLRNADLQPFNTFGIAVKADALCSFQAVEELRALLAAPELSALPRLVLGGGSNILFTRDFEGLVLLNEVPGIAIEAEMDDRVVVRAGAGVVWHDLVMHCVAKGWGGLENLSLIPGKVGAAPMQNIGAYGVEIKDCFVSLEALRVSDGEVIRFDRSACSFGYRESFFKREGKDRFIILNVSFTLTKRDHLIRTAYGDIQGELSRMGVAQPTIKDVSDAVIAIRSSKLPDPKVLGNAGSFFKNPVVDARVAERIKLAHPNAPVYPAGEGHSKLAAGWLIEQCGWKGRRIGACGVHEKQALVLVNHGGATGAEVWELSDQVLRSVRERFGVELEREVNII
- a CDS encoding type II toxin-antitoxin system RelE/ParE family toxin, which encodes MKAKAIELRDLAWQEWQEASLHYELEQPKLGARFDKAVLKAIEDLVRVTCSYPERVNGFRYAPVQDFPYCIVFELTGGLAIVYSVFHMSRRPLRSKKRRR
- a CDS encoding c-type cytochrome, giving the protein MSCHHPPKNAAPTGSTPLRLELPAWAIADTALRLDSPYDNPLTVEGAALGRMLFHEKALSADGSLSCASCHLQRFAFADSARFSSGMSGQRTARNSMPLMNLAWDHFFFWDARALSLELQAFEPVTAHREMASRWIEVSHRLAQDKRYPPLFAAAFGDARIDSLRIAFALAQFERTMVSLDSRFDRYFYGKQADALNAQEKRGKDLFFTRAHCVDCHEPPLFKGHHVLNIGLDSVPTDLGMGARTGLPWHAGRFKTPTLRNIAVTAPYMHDGRFATLEQVVDFYADDVFTASPTLDEHMLPWRKGEVRLSKQDRTDLVAFLRTLTDSAFLVDPRFGPPGHRH
- a CDS encoding cytochrome-c peroxidase, encoding MRRLPFLFALLAIAACRKDPAVEQADAFTGPTPLALELPPWTQNLPHPMNLPADNPLTVEGVALGRKLFYEKALSDNYSLSCGSCHQQEFAFSDPRRFSLGSDGSVGRRQSMPVQNMLWDHLLFWDGRAASLEEQAFGPVVNHLEMRNRWPVVEERLRRLPNYPELFARAFGSPDIDSVRVVKAIAQFERTLLSFDSPFDRYYYSGDATAMSDAQVRGMDLFFGEAECDLCHMAPLFQDHDLRNIGMAPGPDQGLAEITGLVSDRGRFKVNSLRNIAVTAPYMHDGRFAMLEEVIDFYADSVNINEPNLDNHMWPWTGGQIDLDAQERADLKAFLEALTDERFLNDPAFSEPQ